A window of Mercenaria mercenaria strain notata chromosome 16, MADL_Memer_1, whole genome shotgun sequence contains these coding sequences:
- the LOC123540681 gene encoding adhesion G protein-coupled receptor L3-like — MYMSLRFVLDDTIEYIAETVIYQNVSGILPNLNERPTKGSSFRSSSTVRLNGPVLSLKITPQLTEVLDPPITISFQHTNKQLVRPSCTFWQFLGGYWSNSGCKVKSTDRYRTVCECNHLTNFAILMSPFKKADVSSLELKLMTYISIGISTVCLVATLGIHGTLWQYLKSSRTKLLMNLCVALILAYVIFLAGIERTEFSILCTVIAACLHYIFLVVFCLMLTQGIEMAVSVIYVFKPKHQMDWLLIIGSWLCPAAVVVVSLVITKTKGFGNEQVCWLSTDTGLIWAFVGPSLLVILFNVSCIVLVLRAILRLKAVQNTAALEKIKGSFRSLCILLPVTGVPWILGIFYINEDLSFIQYVFSALNGLQGCTLFMFHCLLNPEVKKAYLRMKEKKYSAKALVSI, encoded by the exons CAGCTTCAGAAGCTCTAGCACTGTCAGGCTCAATGGTCCTGTACTTTCCCTGAAAATAACACCGCAACTGACAGAAGTTTTGGATCCACCCATCACAATCTCATTTCAACATACAAAT aaACAGCTAGTTAGGCCGTCATGTACATTCTGGCAGTTTCTTGG TGGATACTGGTCAAACAGTGGATGCAAAGTTAAAAGTACTGATAGATATCGAACTGTGTGTGAATGTAACCATCTTACAAACTTTGCTATTCTAATGAGTCCTTTTAAAAAG GCTGATGTTTCTTCACTAGAGCTTAAACTTATGACGTACATTTCAATTGGAATATCTACAGTATGTCTTGTAGCAACGCTCGGAATACACGGGACATTGTGGCA GTACTTGAAAAGCTCACGTACAAAGTTGTTGATGAACCTCTGTGTTGCACTGATATTGGCATACGTGATCTTCTTGGCGGGTATTGAAAGGACGGAATTTTCA atATTATGTACAGTGATTGCTGCATGTCTTCACTACATATTTCTGGTAGTATTCTGTCTAATGTTGACACAAGGTATTGAGATGGCGGTAAGCgttatatatgtatttaaaccAAAGCATCAGATGGATTGGCTCCTGATCATCGGATCTTGGC TTTGTCCAGCTGCAGTCGTGGTAGTATCACTCGTTATAACAAAGACCAAAGGCTTTGGAAATGAGCAAGT ATGTTGGTTATCCACTGACACAGGTCTCATATGGGCTTTTGTTGGCCCATCTTTACTCGTTATACTA TTTAACGTCAGTTGCATTGTTCTCGTCTTGCGAGCAATATTACGCTTAAAAGCTGTTCAAAACACTGCAGCGTTGGAAAAAATAAA GGGAAGCTTTCGTTCATTATGTATATTGCTGCCGGTGACTGGTGTGCCCTGGATACTTGGTATCTTCTATATCAACGAAGATTTATCTTTCATTCAGTATGTGTTTTCTGCGCTTAATGGCTTGCAG ggTTGTACGCTCTTTATGTTCCATTGTCTTCTGAATCCGGAG GTAAAGAAAGCATACCTGCGcatgaaagagaaaaaatattccGCAAAAGCTCTCGTAAGTATCTAA